The following coding sequences are from one Megachile rotundata isolate GNS110a chromosome 13, iyMegRotu1, whole genome shotgun sequence window:
- the Slik gene encoding sterile20-like kinase isoform X3, whose translation MSFLSNLKKAFHFGGNDAKKKKLYNNIKMDCNPEEFWEMVGELGDGAFGKVYKAQHRQTHQLAAAKMCALEGEDDLSDFMIEIDILSECKHPNVVELHEAYFIEGKLWMLIEYCDGGAVDSIMVELQKALTEPQIAYICHHMTKGLAFLHKSKVIHRDLKAGNVLLTMAGGVKLADFGVSAKNKHTLQKHDTFIGTPYWMAPEVVLCETFRDNPYDFKVDIWSLGITLIEFAQMEPPNHEMSPMRVLLKIQKSDPPKLDQPGKWSKEFNDFIAKALIKDPTSRPTADELLKHPFINRNLDSKPIRDLLLEYKADVVEEELVDEEAEEQRTSQLPLELDQLGDDSASMRSDADVKISDKENLVASSVSAKKEETHKREMNRDGEKDDRNKKLRKAESKDNIPISVEKKQAPKPPSTNETNERRVSREKGPAPPPPLMRQNSKSEDKENHLKIIDKPSDTETLDECKITDKQRDKTELLPSQETLDRREETNLETFSEKPNVTDSLEKTTTENNQREKNNLDNAKKVDVRQKSIDDKVNSSLKPQLTLEEKRKSAPVKSEVSEDWMKPVFSKQSSLEEKNRIDMKAAIDERTDKQSLPEENYKSLQEKRKSVEEKLNAVLEKRFSMDTEMRLSVSSMEMLPHREVPKATSSEKNIIKACSTENVKTDYGTCKTETVVKSHSEGSSRYDSLENFSDESDGKQDKKKWLSKERSYENIANNESPNREKKGSSVNVSVITSTPIRSRSTSRRGSGDNVVVITGKSEQEVRPNTSTVRITADSPDLSNSLASNVSQVTVVTTHPPVLVDAVSPAPLSCRPSPTSEVVIVANELNKTQVNESSTDDDGFPSLDSLEYTPQEQPIILTDISKRVGKKLDESEVLIVSPIVDELQDTSHVSVVTVGEDKEQVKDSSVLNTHDTLRTSSTRVDANSIERSSTKSDSGDEITKMIVAGTTVESTDADEMERNSKKMNGMIKNDKSSVGRIDEKTIKTMKQKEVAKGYKEKRVSPDSFEGSRSHSESGSTRSHTPSKSIDRSDAESISTTISQDSRESSKENHLNQSQPTEVEEEVVLRRKPDYNRDIQRPTKTKEDVAMMNLKKKTRKRTRKFEIDGVVVTTTTSKVIYGDDENGKVYDDQIFRKQELRELKMLQKMEQKQFQDLSQKAQFNKDQQEKRFEQERQLLERNAETDLESLARQQRQQIERAEAQQEADLRLASKKIRSEQERELKLFREGLKQELRLLKQEVDLMPKDKRKSAFKIRKEKLEAEHEEREKHFLDKLNESHELSLRRLSDSHREKIALMERQFLQQKQQLMRAREAAIWEQEERHIHEKQQLLKKQLKDIFFLQRHQMLIRHEKELEQMKRMNQRKEEELIKRQNVERRNLPKRIRNEMKAREMMFRESMRISMSTVIAPDPDAEREKLKKFQENEKKRYRAEQQRSELKHSRQLEEVRAQSEATIKELEQLQNEKRKMLMEHETLKLKELEEAYGKELREWKAQLKPRKQKLEEQFALQLEEQEAIYGPSAIPLCLPADLPDLTHHTAGSTRSSLSSVSEG comes from the exons ATGTCATTCTTATCAAATCTAAAGAAAGCGTTCCACTTTGGTGGTAACGATGCAAAGAAAAAGAAGCTatataataatatcaaaatgGATTGTAACCCAGAAGAATTCTGGGAAATGGTGGGAGAACTGGGAGATGGTGCTTTTGGCAAAGTTTATAag GCACAGCACAGACAAACTCATCAACTTGCTGCTGCAAAAATGTGTGCACTAGAGGGAGAAGATGATcttagtgattttatgatcgaaaTAGATATTTTATCAGAATGTAAACATCCAAATGTCGTTGAATTACACGAAGCATATTTCATTGAGGGCAAGCTATGG atgTTAATAGAATATTGTGATGGTGGTGCTGTTGATTCCATAATGGTTGAATTACAAAAAGCTTTAACTGAACCACAAATAGCCTACATATGTCACCATATGACCAAAGGTCTTGCATTTTTACATAAATCTAAGGTTATTCACAGGGATTTAAAAGCAGGAAATGTTTTATTAACAATGGCTGGAGGAGTAAAATTAG ccGATTTTGGAGTGTCCGCAAAAAACAAACATACCTTACAAAAACATGATACATTTATTGGTACACCATATTGGATGGCCCCAGAAGTAGTATTATGTGAAACATTCAGAGATAATCCATACGATTTTAAA GTAGACATTTGGTCACTTGGTATAACTTTAATAGAATTTGCGCAAATGGAACCACCTAATCACGAAATGTCACCAATGCGTGTGCttcttaaaatacaaaaaagtgATCCACCAAAGCTCGATCAACCTGGAAAGTGGAGCAAAGAATTTAACGATTTTATTGCTAAGGCTCTTATAAAGGATCCAACATCGCGACCTACGGCTGACGAATTGTTGAAACATCCATTCATAAATCGGAATTTGGATTCAAAACCAATTAGGGATTTGCTACTAGAATACAAAGCCGACGTTGTCGAAGAGGAACTGGTTGACGAAGAAGCAGAG gaGCAACGCACGTCACAGCTTCCACTGGAGCTAGATCAACTCGGAGATGACTCTGCGTCTATGCGCAGTGACGCTGATGTTAAGA TTTCTGACAAAGAAAATCTTGTTGCATCGTCTGTGTCTGCCAAAAAAGAAGAAACCCATAAACGAGAAATGAACAGAGATGGCGAAAAAGATGACAGGAACAAGAAATTACGTAAAGCAGAATCTAAAGACAACATACCTATTTCTGTTGAAAAGAAACAA gcACCGAAACCACCTAGTACAAATGAAACAAATGAACGTAGAGTATCTCGGGAGAAAGGTCCTGCACCTCCTCCACCGCTTATGCGTCAAAATAGTAAAAGCGAAGACAAGgaaaatcatttgaaaattatcgaTAAACCAAGCGATACAGAAACATTAGATGAATGTAAAATTACCGATAAACAGCGAGATAAAACTGAATTACTGCCGAGTCAAGAAACTCTAGACAGGAGGGAAGAAACGAACTTAGAAACGTTTTCCGAGAAACCAAACGTGACTGATAGTTTAGAAAAGACCACAACAGAGAATAATCAAAGGGAGAAGAATAATTTAGACAATGCTAAGAAGGTCGATGTTAGACAAAAGTCCATAGATGATAAAGTAAATTCATCTTTGAAGCCGCAGTTAACGCTAGAAGAGAAGAGGAAATCTGCACCGGTTAAATCCGAGGTGTCCGAAGATTGGATGAAACCAGTATTCAGTAAGCAATCATCTTTAGAAGAAAAGAATag AATTGACATGAAAGCAGCGATCGACGAACGAACGGACAAACAGAGTTTACCGGAAGAGAACTATAAAAGCTTACAGGAAAAACGAAAATCCGTAGAGGAAAAGTTGAATGCCGTTTTAGAAAAACGATTTTCAATGGACACCGAAATGCGGTTGAGTGTTTCTTCCATGGAAATGTTACCGCACCGAGAAGTACCAAAGGCAACTTCGTCCGAGAAGAATATTATCAAAGCCTGTTCTACGGAAAATGTCAAAACCGATTATGGAACTTGTAAAACAGAAACTGTCGTTAAAAGTCATAGCGAAGGATCTTCCAGATACGACTCGCTGGAGAACTTCTCGGATGAATCCGATGGGAAACAAGACAAAAAGAAGTGGTTAAGCAAAGAACGTAGTTACGAGAACATTGCGAACAACGAGAGTCCGAATCGTGAAAAGAAAGGTTCGTCCGTGAACGTATCAGTGATTACATCGACGCCCATCAGGAGTAGAAGCACATCAAGAAGAGGAAGCGGCGATAACGTAGTTGTCATAACCG GTAAATCCGAGCAAGAAGTACGTCCAAATACATCAACCGTTCGGATCACAGCGGACAGTCCAGATTTATCTAATAGCTTAGCGAGTAACGTGAGTCAAGTAACAGTCGTAACGACGCATCCTCCGGTACTCGTCGATGCCGTGTCACCAGCACCTCTTTCGTGTCGTCCATCTCCAACTTCGGAAGTGGTGATCGTCGCGAACGAATTAAACAAGACGCAAGTGAACGAGAGTTCAACCGATGACGACGGATTTCCTAGTCTGGATAGTTTAGAGTACACGCCTCAGGAGCAGCCTATAATTCTTACCGACATCTCCAAGAGAGTCGGCAAGAAGTTGGACGAGTCCGAAGTTCTGATCGTGAGTCCAATCGTAGACGAATTACAGGATACTAGTCATGTTTCCGTCGTTACCGTTGGCGAAGACAAGGAACAAGTGAAAGATTCGTCGGTACTTAATACACACGATACTCTACGAACGTCTTCCACTCGCGTTGACGCGAACTCGATCGAAAGGTCGAGCACGAAAAGCGACAGTGGCGATGAAATTACTAAAATGATAGTCGCTGGAACGACTGTCGAATCCACGGACGCTGACGAGATGGAGAGAAACTCCAAGAAGATGAACGGTATGATAAAGAACGACAAGTCCTCCGTTGGTCGCATCGACGAGAAGACGATAAAAACGATGAAACAGAAGGAAGTCGCTAAAGGTTACAAGGAGAAGAGAGTATCTCCGGACAGTTTCGAGGGATCCAGATCTCACAGCGAGTCCGGCTCGACGAGGTCGCATACTCCGAGCAAGAGCATCGATCGTTCCGACGCCGAGTCTATTTCCACGACGATCAGTCAGGACAGCAGAGAATCCAGCAAAGAGAATCACTTGAATCAAAGTCAGCCCACGGAAGTGGAAGAGGAAGTGGTATTACGACGAAAGCCAGATTACAATCGCGACATACAGCGACCGACGAAAACAAAAGAGGACGTGGCTATGATGAATCTGAAGAAAAAGACGAGGAAACGAACCAGGAAGTTCGAGATCGATGGTGTGGTAGTCACCACGACGACTTCGAAGGTGATCTATGGCGACGACGAGAACGGCAAGGTGTACGACGATCAAATATTCAGGAAACAAGAGCTGCGAGAGTTGAAGATGTTACAAAAGATGGAGCAGAAGCAATTTCAAGATCTGTCGCAGAAGGCGCAGTTCAACAAGGATCAACAAGAGAAACGTTTCGAACAAGAAAGGCAGCTTCTCGAACGAAACGCCGAGACGGACTTGGAGAGCCTCGCTCGACAGCAGAGACAGCAGATCGAGCGAGCCGAGGCGCAACAGGAGGCTGATCTGAGGCTGGCTTCGAAGAAGATTCGCAGCGAGCAAGAAAGGGAACTGAAACTGTTCCGTGAAGGATTGAAGCAAGAATTGAGATTGCTCAAGCAAGAGGTGGATTTAATGCCAAAAGACAAGAGGAAAAGCGCGTTCAAGATACGTAAAGAGAAACTGGAGGCGGAACACGAGGAAAGGGAGAAGCACTTTTTGGACAAGCTCAACGAAAGTCACGAATTATCGTTGAGAAGATTGTCGGATAGTCATCGCGAGAAGATAGCGTTGATGGAAAGGCAGTTCTTACAGCAGAAGCAACAGCTGATGAGAGCTCGAGAGGCTGCCATCTGGGAGCAAGAAGAGCGACACATTCACGAGAAGCAACAACTGCTGAAGAAGCAGTTGAAGGATATTTTCTTCCTGCAGAGACACCAGATGTTGATACGTCACGAGAAGGAATTAGAACAAATGAAGAGGATGAATCAACGGAAAGAGGAGGAGCTGATCAAGCGACAGAACGTGGAGCGTCGAAACTTACCGAAAAGGATTCGCAACGAGATGAAGGCTCGCGAGATGATGTTCCGCGAGTCGATGAGAATCTCGATGTCGACGGTGATAGCGCCGGATCCCGACGCTGAGAGAGAGAAACTGAAGAAGTTCCAAGAGAACGAGAAGAAACGATACAGAGCGGAGCAGCAGAGATCCGAGTTGAAGCATTCGCGGCAGCTGGAGGAGGTAAGAGCGCAAAGCGAAGCGACTATTAAAGAATTGGAACAATTGCAGAACGAGAAACGAAAGATGCTGATGGAGCACGAAACGCTGAAGCTGAAGGAGCTGGAAGAGGCGTACGGCAAGGAGCTTCGCGAATGGAAGGCGCAACTCAAGCCTCGAAAGCAG AAATTGGAAGAGCAGTTCGCTTTACAATTAGAGGAACAAGAAGCAATTTACGGGCCAAGCGCCATACCGCTGTGCTTGCCAGCAGATCTTCCAGATTTGACCCACCATACGGCTGGTTCGACTCGCAGTTCGCTTTCCTCGGTGAGCGAAGGTTAA
- the Slik gene encoding sterile20-like kinase isoform X2 — protein sequence MSFLSNLKKAFHFGGNDAKKKKLYNNIKMDCNPEEFWEMVGELGDGAFGKVYKAQHRQTHQLAAAKMCALEGEDDLSDFMIEIDILSECKHPNVVELHEAYFIEGKLWMLIEYCDGGAVDSIMVELQKALTEPQIAYICHHMTKGLAFLHKSKVIHRDLKAGNVLLTMAGGVKLADFGVSAKNKHTLQKHDTFIGTPYWMAPEVVLCETFRDNPYDFKVDIWSLGITLIEFAQMEPPNHEMSPMRVLLKIQKSDPPKLDQPGKWSKEFNDFIAKALIKDPTSRPTADELLKHPFINRNLDSKPIRDLLLEYKADVVEEELVDEEAEEQRTSQLPLELDQLGDDSASMRSDADVKISDKENLVASSVSAKKEETHKREMNRDGEKDDRNKKLRKAESKDNIPISVEKKQAPKPPSTNETNERRVSREKGPAPPPPLMRQNSKSEDKENHLKIIDKPSDTETLDECKITDKQRDKTELLPSQETLDRREETNLETFSEKPNVTDSLEKTTTENNQREKNNLDNAKKVDVRQKSIDDKVNSSLKPQLTLEEKRKSAPVKSEVSEDWMKPVFSKQSSLEEKNRIDMKAAIDERTDKQSLPEENYKSLQEKRKSVEEKLNAVLEKRFSMDTEMRLSVSSMEMLPHREVPKATSSEKNIIKACSTENVKTDYGTCKTETVVKSHSEGSSRYDSLENFSDESDGKQDKKKWLSKERSYENIANNESPNREKKGSSVNVSVITSTPIRSRSTSRRGSGDNVVVITGKSEQEVRPNTSTVRITADSPDLSNSLASNVSQVTVVTTHPPVLVDAVSPAPLSCRPSPTSEVVIVANELNKTQVNESSTDDDGFPSLDSLEYTPQEQPIILTDISKRVGKKLDESEVLIVSPIVDELQDTSHVSVVTVGEDKEQVKDSSVLNTHDTLRTSSTRVDANSIERSSTKSDSGDEITKMIVAGTTVESTDADEMERNSKKMNGMIKNDKSSVGRIDEKTIKTMKQKEVAKGYKEKRVSPDSFEGSRSHSESGSTRSHTPSKSIDRSDAESISTTISQDSRESSKENHLNQSQPTEVEEEVVLRRKPDYNRDIQRPTKTKEDVAMMNLKKKTRKRTRKFEIDGVVVTTTTSKVIYGDDENGKVYDDQIFRKQELRELKMLQKMEQKQFQDLSQKAQFNKDQQEKRFEQERQLLERNAETDLESLARQQRQQIERAEAQQEADLRLASKKIRSEQERELKLFREGLKQELRLLKQEVDLMPKDKRKSAFKIRKEKLEAEHEEREKHFLDKLNESHELSLRRLSDSHREKIALMERQFLQQKQQLMRAREAAIWEQEERHIHEKQQLLKKQLKDIFFLQRHQMLIRHEKELEQMKRMNQRKEEELIKRQNVERRNLPKRIRNEMKAREMMFRESMRISMSTVIAPDPDAEREKLKKFQENEKKRYRAEQQRSELKHSRQLEEVRAQSEATIKELEQLQNEKRKMLMEHETLKLKELEEAYGKELREWKAQLKPRKQKLEAELTSETEALEARYRDYLPSPKLEEQFALQLEEQEAIYGPSAIPLCLPADLPDLTHHTAGSTRSSLSSVSEG from the exons ATGTCATTCTTATCAAATCTAAAGAAAGCGTTCCACTTTGGTGGTAACGATGCAAAGAAAAAGAAGCTatataataatatcaaaatgGATTGTAACCCAGAAGAATTCTGGGAAATGGTGGGAGAACTGGGAGATGGTGCTTTTGGCAAAGTTTATAag GCACAGCACAGACAAACTCATCAACTTGCTGCTGCAAAAATGTGTGCACTAGAGGGAGAAGATGATcttagtgattttatgatcgaaaTAGATATTTTATCAGAATGTAAACATCCAAATGTCGTTGAATTACACGAAGCATATTTCATTGAGGGCAAGCTATGG atgTTAATAGAATATTGTGATGGTGGTGCTGTTGATTCCATAATGGTTGAATTACAAAAAGCTTTAACTGAACCACAAATAGCCTACATATGTCACCATATGACCAAAGGTCTTGCATTTTTACATAAATCTAAGGTTATTCACAGGGATTTAAAAGCAGGAAATGTTTTATTAACAATGGCTGGAGGAGTAAAATTAG ccGATTTTGGAGTGTCCGCAAAAAACAAACATACCTTACAAAAACATGATACATTTATTGGTACACCATATTGGATGGCCCCAGAAGTAGTATTATGTGAAACATTCAGAGATAATCCATACGATTTTAAA GTAGACATTTGGTCACTTGGTATAACTTTAATAGAATTTGCGCAAATGGAACCACCTAATCACGAAATGTCACCAATGCGTGTGCttcttaaaatacaaaaaagtgATCCACCAAAGCTCGATCAACCTGGAAAGTGGAGCAAAGAATTTAACGATTTTATTGCTAAGGCTCTTATAAAGGATCCAACATCGCGACCTACGGCTGACGAATTGTTGAAACATCCATTCATAAATCGGAATTTGGATTCAAAACCAATTAGGGATTTGCTACTAGAATACAAAGCCGACGTTGTCGAAGAGGAACTGGTTGACGAAGAAGCAGAG gaGCAACGCACGTCACAGCTTCCACTGGAGCTAGATCAACTCGGAGATGACTCTGCGTCTATGCGCAGTGACGCTGATGTTAAGA TTTCTGACAAAGAAAATCTTGTTGCATCGTCTGTGTCTGCCAAAAAAGAAGAAACCCATAAACGAGAAATGAACAGAGATGGCGAAAAAGATGACAGGAACAAGAAATTACGTAAAGCAGAATCTAAAGACAACATACCTATTTCTGTTGAAAAGAAACAA gcACCGAAACCACCTAGTACAAATGAAACAAATGAACGTAGAGTATCTCGGGAGAAAGGTCCTGCACCTCCTCCACCGCTTATGCGTCAAAATAGTAAAAGCGAAGACAAGgaaaatcatttgaaaattatcgaTAAACCAAGCGATACAGAAACATTAGATGAATGTAAAATTACCGATAAACAGCGAGATAAAACTGAATTACTGCCGAGTCAAGAAACTCTAGACAGGAGGGAAGAAACGAACTTAGAAACGTTTTCCGAGAAACCAAACGTGACTGATAGTTTAGAAAAGACCACAACAGAGAATAATCAAAGGGAGAAGAATAATTTAGACAATGCTAAGAAGGTCGATGTTAGACAAAAGTCCATAGATGATAAAGTAAATTCATCTTTGAAGCCGCAGTTAACGCTAGAAGAGAAGAGGAAATCTGCACCGGTTAAATCCGAGGTGTCCGAAGATTGGATGAAACCAGTATTCAGTAAGCAATCATCTTTAGAAGAAAAGAATag AATTGACATGAAAGCAGCGATCGACGAACGAACGGACAAACAGAGTTTACCGGAAGAGAACTATAAAAGCTTACAGGAAAAACGAAAATCCGTAGAGGAAAAGTTGAATGCCGTTTTAGAAAAACGATTTTCAATGGACACCGAAATGCGGTTGAGTGTTTCTTCCATGGAAATGTTACCGCACCGAGAAGTACCAAAGGCAACTTCGTCCGAGAAGAATATTATCAAAGCCTGTTCTACGGAAAATGTCAAAACCGATTATGGAACTTGTAAAACAGAAACTGTCGTTAAAAGTCATAGCGAAGGATCTTCCAGATACGACTCGCTGGAGAACTTCTCGGATGAATCCGATGGGAAACAAGACAAAAAGAAGTGGTTAAGCAAAGAACGTAGTTACGAGAACATTGCGAACAACGAGAGTCCGAATCGTGAAAAGAAAGGTTCGTCCGTGAACGTATCAGTGATTACATCGACGCCCATCAGGAGTAGAAGCACATCAAGAAGAGGAAGCGGCGATAACGTAGTTGTCATAACCG GTAAATCCGAGCAAGAAGTACGTCCAAATACATCAACCGTTCGGATCACAGCGGACAGTCCAGATTTATCTAATAGCTTAGCGAGTAACGTGAGTCAAGTAACAGTCGTAACGACGCATCCTCCGGTACTCGTCGATGCCGTGTCACCAGCACCTCTTTCGTGTCGTCCATCTCCAACTTCGGAAGTGGTGATCGTCGCGAACGAATTAAACAAGACGCAAGTGAACGAGAGTTCAACCGATGACGACGGATTTCCTAGTCTGGATAGTTTAGAGTACACGCCTCAGGAGCAGCCTATAATTCTTACCGACATCTCCAAGAGAGTCGGCAAGAAGTTGGACGAGTCCGAAGTTCTGATCGTGAGTCCAATCGTAGACGAATTACAGGATACTAGTCATGTTTCCGTCGTTACCGTTGGCGAAGACAAGGAACAAGTGAAAGATTCGTCGGTACTTAATACACACGATACTCTACGAACGTCTTCCACTCGCGTTGACGCGAACTCGATCGAAAGGTCGAGCACGAAAAGCGACAGTGGCGATGAAATTACTAAAATGATAGTCGCTGGAACGACTGTCGAATCCACGGACGCTGACGAGATGGAGAGAAACTCCAAGAAGATGAACGGTATGATAAAGAACGACAAGTCCTCCGTTGGTCGCATCGACGAGAAGACGATAAAAACGATGAAACAGAAGGAAGTCGCTAAAGGTTACAAGGAGAAGAGAGTATCTCCGGACAGTTTCGAGGGATCCAGATCTCACAGCGAGTCCGGCTCGACGAGGTCGCATACTCCGAGCAAGAGCATCGATCGTTCCGACGCCGAGTCTATTTCCACGACGATCAGTCAGGACAGCAGAGAATCCAGCAAAGAGAATCACTTGAATCAAAGTCAGCCCACGGAAGTGGAAGAGGAAGTGGTATTACGACGAAAGCCAGATTACAATCGCGACATACAGCGACCGACGAAAACAAAAGAGGACGTGGCTATGATGAATCTGAAGAAAAAGACGAGGAAACGAACCAGGAAGTTCGAGATCGATGGTGTGGTAGTCACCACGACGACTTCGAAGGTGATCTATGGCGACGACGAGAACGGCAAGGTGTACGACGATCAAATATTCAGGAAACAAGAGCTGCGAGAGTTGAAGATGTTACAAAAGATGGAGCAGAAGCAATTTCAAGATCTGTCGCAGAAGGCGCAGTTCAACAAGGATCAACAAGAGAAACGTTTCGAACAAGAAAGGCAGCTTCTCGAACGAAACGCCGAGACGGACTTGGAGAGCCTCGCTCGACAGCAGAGACAGCAGATCGAGCGAGCCGAGGCGCAACAGGAGGCTGATCTGAGGCTGGCTTCGAAGAAGATTCGCAGCGAGCAAGAAAGGGAACTGAAACTGTTCCGTGAAGGATTGAAGCAAGAATTGAGATTGCTCAAGCAAGAGGTGGATTTAATGCCAAAAGACAAGAGGAAAAGCGCGTTCAAGATACGTAAAGAGAAACTGGAGGCGGAACACGAGGAAAGGGAGAAGCACTTTTTGGACAAGCTCAACGAAAGTCACGAATTATCGTTGAGAAGATTGTCGGATAGTCATCGCGAGAAGATAGCGTTGATGGAAAGGCAGTTCTTACAGCAGAAGCAACAGCTGATGAGAGCTCGAGAGGCTGCCATCTGGGAGCAAGAAGAGCGACACATTCACGAGAAGCAACAACTGCTGAAGAAGCAGTTGAAGGATATTTTCTTCCTGCAGAGACACCAGATGTTGATACGTCACGAGAAGGAATTAGAACAAATGAAGAGGATGAATCAACGGAAAGAGGAGGAGCTGATCAAGCGACAGAACGTGGAGCGTCGAAACTTACCGAAAAGGATTCGCAACGAGATGAAGGCTCGCGAGATGATGTTCCGCGAGTCGATGAGAATCTCGATGTCGACGGTGATAGCGCCGGATCCCGACGCTGAGAGAGAGAAACTGAAGAAGTTCCAAGAGAACGAGAAGAAACGATACAGAGCGGAGCAGCAGAGATCCGAGTTGAAGCATTCGCGGCAGCTGGAGGAGGTAAGAGCGCAAAGCGAAGCGACTATTAAAGAATTGGAACAATTGCAGAACGAGAAACGAAAGATGCTGATGGAGCACGAAACGCTGAAGCTGAAGGAGCTGGAAGAGGCGTACGGCAAGGAGCTTCGCGAATGGAAGGCGCAACTCAAGCCTCGAAAGCAG AAGTTAGAAGCTGAGCTGACGTCTGAAACGGAAGCATTGGAAGCTCGCTACCGCGACTATTTGCCCTCGCCT AAATTGGAAGAGCAGTTCGCTTTACAATTAGAGGAACAAGAAGCAATTTACGGGCCAAGCGCCATACCGCTGTGCTTGCCAGCAGATCTTCCAGATTTGACCCACCATACGGCTGGTTCGACTCGCAGTTCGCTTTCCTCGGTGAGCGAAGGTTAA